From one Lolium rigidum isolate FL_2022 chromosome 4, APGP_CSIRO_Lrig_0.1, whole genome shotgun sequence genomic stretch:
- the LOC124706962 gene encoding uncharacterized protein LOC124706962: protein MGSEAKEMKYRRRARAQEPVDYGQCGGDRGGGAVDWAALKRQDPAELLRQLDEIRAQITRSCEIAGPPPPPPHRVARRAVSMRPSHADPAPPPPPLPEYHRSRHAGRYGHGLPPSSYDQRSVCDERYGRQPSGRFRQPQPQPRPEGQWEGHGYGGQGHQSSCQCAQCVHGQRAVPAQEENIPMARFLAGQQRPSYLFDRSSSISSEYDRRSAASSLYSHLSMSKRRVEYFRKKAENFCRPVKGGAPFVVCSSCNQLLQLPPGKCTARRQNQVQCGSCSEVVRFKLKGVKVHPLVPPSSFAVPKSVRSSDRRNRQSSGWYPEQDDDSSSFGSHRQKRDFSDNLSQSSTGSCGSIDKERVANKGSQLKPVSTRRSRFADSPKDILCQGDAESQAEAPAVRTISPQALIIEDKLVDPFSSQLKVCSGWDQIKSKRYGLNCKGDYDVRGESKSEQKSKESQQDGFGEETINRAYGQKFKQSNADWHDGHVGNKNMKKANSDDSSSLEDEAMSKKYEEKSKQDDTFEVQGVSKRYGNCNKNGYNDVLEVDSITKKSEEEKGKDDCAKSLSSNCENTKIVAKNELSVNEQRDTSSRFSSEAGLDEFHSPAGKSGDSSFFGGLLKKGFKDLSLFNQSMDNVKVSINGHSISERALRRAEKKAGPVGPGSYWYDQRAGFWGVMGHECSGIIPPLIREFSYSMPKDCAGGNTGVLVNGRELHQKDFDLLVKRGLQRFTGKSYTVDISGNVIDDTTNQKLRNLGKLAPTIEKMKRGFGMHTPEETS, encoded by the exons ATGGGGAGCGAGGCGAAGGAGATGAAGTACAGGCGTAGGGCCAGGGCACAGGAGCCGGTGGACTACGGGCAATGCGGCGGCgaccggggcggcggcgcggtggactGGGCCGCGCTGAAGCGGCAGGACCCGGCGGAGCTGCTCCGGCAGCTCGACGAGATACGGGCCCAGATCACCCGGTCCTGCGAGATcgcggggccgccgccgccgcccccgcaccGCGTGGCCCGGCGCGCGGTCTCCATGCGCCCTTCGCACGCGGAccctgccccgccgccgccgccgctgccggagtACCACCGCTCACGCCACGCCGGCCGGTACGGGCACGGCCTGCCGCCGAGCTCTTATGACCAGCGCTCCGTGTGCGACGAGAGGTACGGGAGGCAGCCCAGCGGGAGGTTCCGGCAGCCTCAGCCGCAGCCGCGCCCGGAGGGGCAGTGGGAGGGTCATGGGTACGGTGGTCAGGGCCACCAGAGCTCGTGTCAGTGCGCGCAGTGCGTCCACGGCCAGCGTGCCGTGCCGGCGCAGGAGGAGAACATCCCGATGGCGAGGTTCTTGGCAGGGCAGCAGAGGCCGTCCTACCTGTTCGACAGGTCCTCGTCGATATCGTCGGAGTATGACCGGAGGTCCGCGGCGTCGTCGCTGTACTCGCACCTCTCGATGTCGAAGAGAAGGGTGGAGTATTTCAGGAAGAAGGCCGAAAATTTCTGCCGGCCAGTGAAGGGCGGCGCGCCTTTCGTCGTGTGCAGCTCTTGTAACCAGCTCCTGCAGCTGCCTCCTGGGAAATGCACAGCAAGGAGGCAAAATCAGGTTCAGTGTGGTTCATGCTCAGAGGTTGTTAGGTTCAAGCTTAAAGGAGTGAAAGTTCACCCTCTGGTTCCACCATCTTCTTTCGCTGTACCGAAAAGCGTAAGGAGTTCAGACCGCCGGAATCGCCAGAGTTCTGGGTGGTATCCAGAGCAGGATGATGACAGTTCTAGTTTCGGTAGCCACCGGCAGAAACGGGATTTTTCGGACAATTTATCGCAGTCTTCTACTGGGAGTTGTGGTAGCATCGACAAAGAGCGTGTGGCGAACAAGGGCAGTCAGTTGAAACCAGTGTCTACCCGCAGATCTAGATTTGCGGATAGCCCGAAAGATATATTATGTCAAGGAGATGCAGAGAGTCAAGCGGAAGCTCCAGCTGTTCGTACAATCAGTCCACAGGCCTTGATTATAGAGGACAAACTTGTTGATCCGTTTTCCAGTCAACTAAAAGTTTGCAGCGGCTGGGATCAAATCAAGAGCAAGAGATATGGCTTAAATTGCAAAGGGGACTATGATGTTAGAGGTGAGAGCAAATCTGAACAAAAGAGCAAAGAAAGTCAGCAGGATGGATTTGGTGAAGAAACTATTAACAGGGCATATGGACAGAAATTTAAGCAAAGTAATGCAGACTGGCATGACGGTCATGTGGGTAACAAAAACATGAAGAAGGCCAATAGTGATGACAGTAGCAGCCTCGAAGATGAAGCTATGagcaaaaaatatgaagaaaagaGCAAACAAGATGACACCTTTGAAGTTCAAGGTGTCAGTAAGAGATATGGCAACTGCAACAAAAATGGTTATAACGATGTCCTTGAAGTTGACAGCATAACTAAGAAAAgtgaagaagagaaaggaaaagaTGATTGTGCTAAATCACTGTCCTCAAATTGTGAAAATACCAAGATTGTAGCCAAAAATGAGTTATCAGTTAATGAGCAAAGGGATACTAGCTCTCGTTTTTCTTCTGAAGCTGGTCTAGATGAATTTCATTCTCCAGCTGGTAAGAGTGGGGATTCATCATTTTTTGGTGGTTTATTGAAGAAAGGTTTCAAGGATCTTTCTTTGTTCAACCAGTCTATGGACAATGTCAAGGTTTCGATCAATGGTCATTCAATCTCTGAACGTGCTCTTCGGAGGGCAGAGAAAAAAGCTGGTCCTGTTGGCCCTGGTTCATATTG GTATGATCAACGTGCTGGATTTTGGGGTGTCATGGGGCATGAGTGCAGCGGCATTATCCCT CCATTAATAAGAGAATTCAGTTACTCGATGCCCAAGGATTGTGCCGGTGGGAATACTGGAGTTCTTGTGAACGGCAGAGAACTTCATCAGAAAGATTTTGATTTGCTTGTAAAGAGAGGCCTTCAACGATTCACTGGAAAGTCATATACCGTGGATATCTCAGGAAATGTGATCGATGATACAACTAACCAGAAATTACGCAACCTTGGAAAGCTTGCTCCTAC